A single Nitrospinota bacterium DNA region contains:
- the thiC gene encoding phosphomethylpyrimidine synthase ThiC, whose translation MTTQLIAARGGKITREMETLAANEGVEPRFIKDGVLDGSIVITKSNRRPIEGLAIGAGLSTKVNANIGSSRDDMDVANEMEKMRVAIDAGADAIMDLSTGGDIPGIRHALMEQCPVPVGTVPIYQVAAENAAAGKHLLDMNADELFRAIEKHGQDGVDFITVHCGVTRNSVRQLNEEGRLLDIVSRGGAIHAKWMEYHGEENPLYAKFDRLLEIAREYDMTLSLGDGLRPGCLADATDRAQVHETITLGELAKRSRHAGVQVMIEGPGHMPMNQIAANMTLQKRLCNNAPFYVLGPLVTDVAPGYDHITAAIGGAIAASAGADFLCYVTPAEHLRLPTPQDVRDGVIATRIAAHAADIAKGIKGARDWDDRMAKARKELNWKLQFELAMDPAKARERRAETSPADEEVCTMCASLCSIKTGHMAVK comes from the coding sequence CCCGCGAAATGGAGACCCTTGCGGCTAACGAAGGGGTGGAGCCGCGTTTCATCAAGGACGGAGTGCTGGACGGCTCCATCGTCATAACCAAAAGCAACCGCCGCCCCATCGAAGGGCTTGCCATCGGAGCGGGGCTTTCCACCAAGGTGAACGCCAACATCGGCTCTTCCAGGGACGATATGGACGTGGCCAACGAGATGGAAAAAATGCGGGTGGCCATAGACGCCGGGGCGGACGCCATCATGGACCTTTCCACCGGGGGGGATATACCGGGAATACGCCACGCCCTCATGGAACAATGCCCCGTGCCGGTGGGCACGGTGCCGATATACCAGGTGGCCGCGGAGAACGCCGCCGCCGGAAAACACCTTCTGGACATGAACGCAGACGAGCTTTTCCGCGCCATCGAAAAACATGGACAGGACGGGGTGGACTTCATCACCGTCCATTGCGGCGTGACGCGCAACTCCGTTCGGCAGTTGAACGAAGAAGGGCGCCTTCTGGACATCGTCAGCCGAGGTGGCGCAATCCACGCCAAGTGGATGGAATACCACGGGGAAGAAAATCCCCTTTACGCCAAGTTCGACAGGCTTTTGGAAATCGCGCGCGAATACGACATGACGCTAAGCCTTGGCGACGGGCTGCGCCCCGGATGCCTGGCCGACGCCACGGACCGGGCGCAGGTGCATGAGACCATCACCTTGGGAGAGCTTGCAAAACGCTCCCGCCACGCCGGCGTGCAGGTGATGATCGAAGGGCCGGGGCACATGCCCATGAACCAGATCGCCGCCAACATGACGCTCCAGAAAAGGCTTTGCAACAACGCCCCGTTCTACGTGCTTGGGCCGCTTGTGACCGACGTGGCGCCCGGATACGACCATATCACCGCCGCCATCGGAGGGGCGATAGCGGCCTCTGCCGGGGCGGACTTTTTATGCTACGTCACCCCCGCCGAGCACCTTCGCCTCCCCACGCCCCAGGACGTGCGCGACGGGGTGATCGCCACCCGCATCGCCGCCCACGCCGCCGACATCGCGAAGGGGATCAAAGGCGCCCGTGACTGGGACGACAGAATGGCCAAGGCGCGCAAGGAGCTCAACTGGAAACTGCAGTTCGAACTTGCCATGGACCCTGCCAAGGCCCGTGAACGCCGCGCGGAGACAAGCCCCGCCGACGAGGAAGTTTGCACCATGTGCGCCTCGCTGTGTTCGATCAAGACAGGGCACATGGCGGTGAAGTAA